Proteins encoded together in one Monomorium pharaonis isolate MP-MQ-018 chromosome 8, ASM1337386v2, whole genome shotgun sequence window:
- the LOC105831231 gene encoding WD repeat-containing protein 3, with protein MGLTKQYLKYVPAGNANIIVSPRCNVVFVKLDGQEGRFVAAAACEHVYIWDLRLGEKTRILSGEKVCVTRLAASPDKRHIAVGYTDGTVKTFDLTTSENISTFVGHKSEITVLAYDILGHRLATGSQDTDIIVWDVVAETGICRLSGHKGVITKLVFMKEHNIIISASRDTLVKFWDLDTEHNFKTLVGHKSEVWSLVLMNDDRYLITGCNDMELRVWKITFLDNKNIELDTAIGMLDIKEDREEIEESVDTDMKYPIKCEKIGSILRTTGGRVVSLEVDSTCKFLGCHGVKNSIELFYLLPEDTVKDRFTKRLKKRKRKAKENKEENNTEELPSAPSLTDEIKRLPVVQVSGKVKGLDLIIGKGNELRLCVGINNNSIELHSLYTEEKNPEVKCLRSIRAHGHRTEVRAICFSSDNLAFATVSGDSIKLWNRPTLACLRTVPCGYALTVTFVPGDRHLIVGLKDGKMLIVDIASGDILEEVAAHSKELWSVTLFPDLKGVASGGGDQTVKFWNFELIQDSNNQIKAKVLSVLHVRTLKLEESVLCVRISPNNRFVAVSLLDSTIKIFFLDTFKFFVSLYGHKLPVLCMDISSDSTLIATGSADRNVKIWGLDFGDCHKSIFAHDDSITGLSFVPGTHYFFTSGKDGKIKQWDADIFQKIITLQGHAGESWNCCVSPNGVYAASCGSDRVIRLYEKTNEPLVLQDEAEEEREQQENELVTGETTAVLGQKQKALPSRKTVSSEKAAELILEGLEVCKEYETELSKTVSTDKAPPLPLLMQAYDCTSTEDFLIETFKRVRASELEETLLLLPYSAACDILQRLPDLLKNDYHTELLAKLALCLIQAHHGPIVANQNLLPTLEIVKKLAVEKISTLRDTIGFNLHGMMYVQRILEEREGIKFFRDASKTVEHKKKIRRNKEKAVKRAIMNL; from the exons atggGTTTGACCAAgcaatatctaaaatatgtaCCAGCAGGTAACGCAAATATAATTGTGAGCCCTCGATGCAATGTCGTCTTCGTAAAATTGGATGGTCAAGAAGGTAGATTTGTAGCTGCTGCTGCGTGCGAACATGTATACATTTGGGATCTGCGACTTGGAGAAAAG ACAAGAATATTATCTGGAGAAAAGGTATGTGTAACACGTCTGGCTGCATCACCTGACAAAAGACACATTGCAGTTGGTTACACAGACGGCACGGTGAAAACCTTTGATTTAACCACCAGCGAAAACATTAGTACATTTGTAGGACACAAATCTGAAATAACAGTCTTAGCATATGATATATTGGGACATAGATTAGCCACTGGTTCCCAG GATACAGATATCATTGTCTGGGATGTTGTGGCAGAAACTGGAATATGTCGATTAAGCGGACACAAAGGTGTTATAACCAAATTGGTATTTATGAAGgaacataacattattattagtgcCAGCAGAGACACACTTGTAAAGTTTTGGGATTTAGACACAGAGCATAACTTCAAAACCCTTGTTGGACATAAATCAGAG GTTTGGAGTCTTGTCTTAATGAACGACGATCGATATTTAATAACAGGATGCAATGATATGGAATTGCGTGTTTGGAAAATAACATTCCTTGATAATAAGAATATTGAATTGGATACTGCTATTGGTATGTTGGATATTAAAGAAGACCGTGAAGAAATTGAAGAAAGTGTAGATACAGATATG AAATACCctataaaatgtgaaaaaattggAAGTATATTAAGAACAACGGGCGGCCGAGTTGTTTCATTAGAAGTTGACTCCACATGCAAATTTCTTGGATGCCATGGAGTTAAAAATTCCATTGAATTGTTTTATCTATTACCTGAGGACACAGTAAAAGATAGATTTAcaaaaagattgaaaaaacgaaaacgaaaagcaaaagaaaacaa ggaagaaaataatacagaagAACTACCAAGTGCACCATCCTTAACAGATGAGATAAAACGTTTACCTGTTGTTCAAGTATCTGGCAAAGTGAAGGGACTTGATTTAATCATAGGCAAAGGAAACGAGCTCAGA TTATGCGTTGGAATCAATAACAATTCAATCGAATTACATTCTTTGTATACGGAAGAAAAGAATCCTGAAGTAAAGTGTTTGCGTTCAATAAGGGCACATGGTCATCGTACAGAGGTTCGCGCTATCTGTTTCAGCTCCGACAATTTGGCATTTGCCACTGTTAGCGGAGATTCCATCAAATTGTGGAATAG ACCAACACTAGCGTGTTTACGCACAGTGCCATGCGGTTATGCCTTGACGGTAACGTTTGTGCCGGGTGATAGACATTTGATTGTTGGATTAAAGGATGGAAAAATGCTTATTGTCGACATTGCGTCTGGCGATATCTTGGAAGAAGTAGCGGCACATTCTAAGGAGCTTTGGAGCGTGACGTTGTTTCCCGACTTG aAAGGAGTTGCCAGTGGTGGTGGTGATCAGACAGTGAAATTTTGGAATTTCGAACTTATTCAAGATTCCAACAATCAGATAAAAGCAAAAGTTCTTTCTGTTTTGCACGTGAGGACGCTTAAGCTTGAAGAAAGTGTATTGTGCGTAAGAATAAGTCCAAATAATAGATTTGTAGCTGTTTCTCTGTTGGATTCTACCATTAAAATCTTCTTTCTGGACACATTTAAG ttttttgtGTCGCTTTATGGACACAAACTACCAGTTCTGTGCATGGATATATCCAGCGATTCCACGCTCATAGCGACCGGTTCTGCTGATCGCAACGTTAAAATCTGGGGTTTGGATTTTGGCGATTGCCACAAATCTATCTTCGCGCATGATGACTCTATCACGGGTCTCTCATTCGTGCCTGGAACTCACTACTTCTTTACCTCCGGTAAAGACGGCAAAATTAAGCAATGGGACGCcgatatatttcaaaaaatcatCACATTACAA GGTCATGCTGGAGAAAGTTGGAACTGTTGCGTTTCACCAAACGGGGTTTACGCCGCATCGTGCGGATCCGATCGAGTAATTAGATTGTACGAAAAGACCAACGAACCTCTGGTATTACAAGACGAGgcggaagaagaaagagaacaaCAGGAGAATGAATTAGTTACTGGGGAAACCACAGCGGTATTAGGGCAAAAACAGAAAGCCTTACCCTCTAGAAAGACGGTTAGCAGTGAAAAAGCT GCCGAATTGATTCTGGAAGGTTTGGAAGTATGTAAGGAATATGAGACAGAATTGAGCAAAACTGTTTCTACTGATAAAGCGCCACCTCTTCCTCTATTGATGCAGGCTTACGATTGCACGAGCACAGAAGACTTCTTGATAGAAACTTTTAAACGAGTTAGGGCCAG TGAATTGGAGGAAACGTTACTGTTATTGCCGTATTCCGCGGCCTGTGATATTCTTCAGAGACTCCctgacttattaaaaaacgatTATCACACTGAGCTATTAGCCAAATTAGCTCTATGCTTGATACAAGCTCATCATGGCCCGATAGTAGCCAATCAAAATCTTTTGCCCACACTGGAGATTGTGAAGAAGCTTGCTGTAGAAAAGATTTCTACCTTAAgg GACACTATTGGCTTTAATTTGCATGGTATGATGTATGTGCAACGCATTCTCGAGGAACGGGAAGGAATCAAATTCTTCA